Proteins encoded by one window of Enterobacter hormaechei subsp. xiangfangensis:
- the fsa gene encoding fructose-6-phosphate aldolase: MELYLDTANVAEVERLARIFPIAGVTTNPSIIATSRESIWDVLPRLQQAIGPEGTLFAQTMSRDAEGMVAEAKRLSNAIPGIVVKIPVTAQGLIAIKELKREGITTLGTAVYSAAQGLLAALAGAKYVAPYVNRVDAQGGDGIGMVQELQSLLELHAPESMVLAASFKTPRQALDCLLAGCEAITLPLDVAQQMLDTPAVESAIEKFEQDWKNAFGNLNL, encoded by the coding sequence ATGGAACTGTACCTGGATACCGCCAACGTGGCGGAAGTTGAACGCCTGGCGCGCATTTTTCCCATTGCGGGCGTTACCACCAACCCGAGCATCATTGCCACCAGCCGTGAATCCATCTGGGACGTGCTGCCGCGGCTGCAACAAGCCATCGGGCCGGAGGGCACGCTGTTTGCTCAAACCATGAGCCGCGACGCCGAAGGCATGGTGGCGGAGGCCAAACGCCTGAGTAACGCCATCCCGGGTATTGTGGTGAAAATTCCGGTCACCGCGCAGGGGCTTATCGCCATTAAAGAGCTGAAAAGAGAGGGTATTACCACGCTGGGCACCGCCGTTTACAGCGCCGCTCAGGGTTTACTGGCCGCGCTGGCAGGCGCGAAATACGTTGCGCCGTACGTCAACCGCGTCGACGCACAGGGCGGCGACGGTATTGGCATGGTACAGGAGCTGCAGTCCCTGCTGGAACTGCATGCGCCGGAAAGCATGGTGCTGGCTGCCAGCTTTAAAACGCCGCGCCAGGCGCTGGATTGCCTGTTGGCAGGATGTGAGGCAATCACGCTTCCCTTAGACGTAGCGCAACAAATGCTCGACACACCAGCGGTAGAGTCAGCCATAGAGAAGTTCGAGCAGGACTGGAAAAACGCGTTTGGTAACCTCAACCTCTAA
- a CDS encoding PTS fructose-like transporter subunit IIB, which translates to MARIIAVTACPSGVAHTYMAAEALESAAKAKGWEVKVETQGSIGLENELTAEDVAAADMVILTKDIGIKFEERFAGKTIVRVNISDAVKRADAIMNKIDAHLAQTA; encoded by the coding sequence ATGGCCCGAATTATCGCAGTAACAGCATGTCCGTCAGGCGTTGCCCATACCTACATGGCGGCCGAAGCGCTGGAAAGTGCCGCCAAAGCTAAAGGTTGGGAAGTGAAGGTTGAAACGCAAGGGTCGATTGGCCTGGAGAACGAACTGACGGCAGAAGACGTTGCCGCCGCAGATATGGTGATCCTGACCAAAGATATCGGCATTAAATTCGAAGAGCGCTTTGCCGGGAAAACCATTGTACGCGTCAATATCAGCGACGCGGTAAAACGCGCCGACGCCATCATGAACAAAATTGATGCCCACCTGGCGCAAACCGCCTGA
- a CDS encoding PTS fructose transporter subunit EIIC: MKELVHILKNTRQHLMTGVSHMIPFVVSGGILLAVSVMLYGKGAVPDAATDPNLKKLFDIGVAGLTLMVPFLAAYIGYSIAERAALAPCAIAAWVGNSFGAGFFGAIIAGIFGGIVVWYLKKLPVPKVLRSVMPIFIIPIIGTFITAGIMMWGLGEPVGALTTGLTQWLQGMQQGSIVVLAIIIGLMLAFDMGGPVNKVAYAFMLICVAQGVYTVVAIAAVAICIPPLGLGLATLINRKNFTGEEREAGKAALVMGCVGVTEGAIPFAAADPLRVIPSIMLGSACGAVTAAVMGAQCYAGWGGLIVLPVVEGKLGYIVAVAVGAVVTAISVNVLKSFARKNAKQVEEKEDDLDLDFEIN; encoded by the coding sequence ATGAAAGAGTTGGTGCATATTCTCAAGAACACGCGGCAGCATCTGATGACTGGGGTGTCGCACATGATCCCGTTTGTGGTCTCGGGCGGCATTCTGCTGGCGGTTTCGGTCATGTTGTATGGCAAAGGCGCGGTGCCCGATGCCGCAACCGATCCCAACCTGAAAAAACTCTTTGATATCGGCGTGGCGGGGTTAACGCTGATGGTGCCATTCCTCGCCGCCTATATCGGCTATTCCATTGCAGAACGCGCCGCGCTGGCTCCCTGTGCAATTGCCGCCTGGGTGGGCAACAGCTTCGGTGCCGGGTTCTTTGGCGCGATTATCGCCGGGATTTTCGGTGGGATTGTCGTTTGGTACCTGAAAAAACTGCCGGTCCCGAAAGTGCTGCGCTCCGTTATGCCAATTTTCATCATCCCGATTATCGGCACGTTTATCACAGCAGGCATCATGATGTGGGGGCTGGGCGAGCCTGTAGGCGCACTGACCACCGGCCTTACCCAGTGGCTGCAAGGAATGCAGCAGGGCAGCATTGTGGTACTCGCCATTATTATCGGTCTCATGCTGGCGTTCGATATGGGCGGCCCGGTCAACAAAGTGGCGTATGCCTTCATGCTGATTTGCGTTGCGCAGGGCGTCTATACCGTCGTTGCAATTGCCGCCGTGGCTATTTGCATACCACCGCTAGGATTAGGCCTGGCGACGCTGATTAATCGCAAGAATTTTACCGGTGAAGAGCGTGAAGCGGGTAAGGCTGCATTAGTGATGGGCTGCGTGGGGGTCACCGAAGGGGCCATTCCGTTCGCTGCTGCTGATCCTCTGCGCGTTATTCCCTCCATCATGCTGGGATCCGCATGTGGCGCAGTGACGGCCGCCGTGATGGGCGCACAATGCTATGCCGGTTGGGGCGGGCTCATCGTTCTCCCTGTGGTGGAGGGCAAGCTGGGCTACATCGTGGCGGTTGCCGTGGGGGCTGTGGTGACGGCCATTAGCGTTAACGTGCTGAAGAGTTTTGCCCGCAAGAATGCAAAACAGGTCGAGGAAAAAGAGGACGACCTGGATCTGGATTTCGAAATTAACTGA
- the ptsP gene encoding phosphoenolpyruvate--protein phosphotransferase, which yields MALVVEFTCELPNGVHARPASQVETLCNTFISQIEWHNLRTDRKGNAKSALAVIGTDTLAGDACRLVIQGEDEQNAYQQLEQWLREEFPHCDAPLAEAINIERDPLPESLARLNPTLFRALPVCSGSAQGVLTLLASLDLNALSDLPEAKDEGDEQLALDNGLTLLVKNIELRALDSDSTASAILEAHRSLATDTSLRQHLLSGVNRGLSCAQAIIATANHFCDTFSRSSSTYLQERVLDVRDVCYQLLQHIYGEARFPSPGQLTQPSVCLADDLTPGQFLELDKTLLKGLLLKSGGTTSHTVILARSFNIPTLVGVDNESLLQWRNQSVFIDGNAGAVVVDASDAVARYYRQEARVQQALREQQGIWLDREARTADGLRVEIAANIAHAVEAQAAFENGAEGVGLFRTEMLYMDRSSAPGENELYNIFCQALESANGRSIIVRTMDIGGDKPVEYLKIPAENNPFLGYRAVRIYEEYAVLFTTQLRAILRASAHGSLKIMIPMISSMEEILWVKEKLAEAKQQLRAEHIPFDEKIPLGIMLEVPSVMFIIDKCCEEIDFFSIGSNDLTQYLLAVDRDNAKVTRHYNSLNPAFLRALDYAVQAVHRQGKWIGLCGELGAKGSVLPLLVGLGLDELSMGSPAIPATKARLAQLDSRACRQLLNQAMACRTSLEVEHLLAQFRMNQQDTPLVTPRCISLDNDWNSKEEVMKGMTDNLLLAGRCRYPRKLEADLWAREAVFSTGLGFSFAIPHSKSEHIEQSTISVARLKAPVMWGDEEAQFIIMLTLNKHAAGDQHMRIFSRLARRIMHEDFRNALVNASSGEAIASLLQHELEL from the coding sequence ATGGCTCTCGTAGTGGAATTTACCTGTGAATTACCCAACGGTGTTCACGCGCGTCCGGCAAGTCAGGTGGAAACGCTGTGCAATACGTTTATCTCGCAAATCGAATGGCACAACCTGCGCACAGACCGTAAAGGGAATGCCAAGAGCGCACTGGCAGTCATTGGCACCGATACGCTGGCAGGCGATGCCTGTCGTCTGGTGATCCAAGGTGAAGATGAGCAGAACGCCTATCAGCAACTGGAACAATGGCTCCGGGAAGAGTTCCCACACTGTGATGCGCCGCTCGCAGAAGCCATTAATATTGAGCGCGATCCGCTGCCAGAATCCCTCGCGCGCCTTAATCCAACGCTTTTCCGCGCCCTGCCCGTTTGCAGCGGTAGCGCCCAGGGCGTGTTGACCTTGCTGGCCTCGCTGGATCTTAACGCACTGTCAGATTTACCCGAAGCGAAAGACGAAGGAGATGAGCAGTTAGCACTGGATAATGGTCTCACCCTGCTGGTGAAAAACATTGAGCTGCGCGCGCTGGACAGCGACAGCACCGCCAGCGCCATTCTTGAAGCCCATCGTTCGCTGGCTACGGATACCTCGCTGCGCCAGCACCTCCTGTCAGGGGTCAACCGGGGCTTAAGCTGCGCTCAGGCCATCATCGCCACGGCGAACCATTTCTGCGATACGTTCTCTCGTTCCAGCAGCACGTATTTGCAGGAACGTGTGCTGGACGTACGCGACGTCTGCTATCAGCTTTTACAGCATATCTACGGTGAAGCGCGTTTCCCGTCTCCGGGGCAACTGACGCAGCCGAGCGTCTGCCTTGCTGACGACCTCACGCCCGGCCAGTTCCTGGAACTGGATAAAACCTTGCTAAAAGGGCTGCTGTTAAAAAGCGGTGGAACAACCTCGCATACGGTTATTCTTGCACGTTCCTTTAATATTCCGACGCTGGTGGGCGTCGACAATGAAAGCCTGCTGCAGTGGCGCAATCAATCCGTATTTATCGATGGCAATGCTGGTGCCGTCGTGGTCGATGCCAGCGATGCGGTGGCGCGCTACTACCGACAGGAAGCACGGGTACAACAGGCACTACGCGAGCAGCAGGGCATCTGGCTGGACCGGGAAGCCAGAACCGCCGACGGCCTGCGGGTTGAGATTGCCGCGAACATCGCCCATGCGGTGGAAGCGCAGGCAGCCTTTGAGAACGGCGCCGAGGGCGTTGGCCTGTTTCGCACCGAAATGCTTTATATGGACCGCAGCAGCGCGCCCGGTGAAAACGAGCTCTACAACATTTTCTGTCAGGCACTGGAAAGTGCAAACGGGCGCAGCATCATCGTGCGGACCATGGATATCGGCGGCGATAAGCCGGTAGAGTACCTGAAGATCCCGGCCGAAAATAACCCGTTCCTCGGTTACCGCGCCGTACGTATTTACGAAGAGTATGCAGTGCTTTTCACCACCCAGCTTCGGGCGATCCTGCGCGCCTCTGCTCACGGCAGCCTGAAGATCATGATCCCGATGATCTCTTCCATGGAAGAGATCCTGTGGGTGAAAGAGAAACTTGCCGAAGCGAAACAACAGCTCCGCGCTGAGCATATTCCGTTTGATGAGAAAATCCCGCTTGGCATCATGCTGGAAGTCCCTTCGGTGATGTTTATCATCGACAAGTGCTGCGAAGAGATTGATTTCTTTAGCATCGGTAGCAATGACCTGACGCAGTATCTGCTGGCTGTTGATCGCGATAACGCCAAAGTCACACGCCATTACAACAGCCTGAACCCGGCCTTCCTGAGGGCGCTGGATTACGCGGTACAAGCCGTCCATCGCCAGGGGAAATGGATTGGCCTGTGCGGCGAACTGGGTGCAAAAGGCTCGGTGTTGCCATTGCTGGTGGGTCTGGGTTTGGACGAGCTGAGCATGGGGTCGCCCGCTATCCCGGCAACCAAAGCGCGTCTGGCTCAGCTTGATAGCCGCGCCTGCCGCCAGTTGCTGAATCAGGCCATGGCGTGTCGCACCTCACTTGAAGTGGAGCACCTGCTGGCGCAGTTCCGCATGAATCAGCAGGACACACCTCTGGTTACACCTCGCTGCATTTCACTGGACAATGACTGGAACAGCAAAGAAGAGGTCATGAAGGGAATGACCGATAACCTGCTGCTCGCAGGACGTTGCCGCTATCCACGCAAGCTGGAGGCCGATCTGTGGGCACGCGAAGCGGTCTTCTCCACCGGGCTCGGCTTTAGCTTTGCTATCCCGCACAGCAAATCGGAGCACATTGAGCAATCCACCATCAGCGTTGCACGCCTGAAAGCCCCCGTCATGTGGGGAGATGAAGAAGCACAATTCATCATCATGCTAACGCTGAATAAACACGCCGCGGGCGATCAGCATATGCGTATTTTCTCCCGACTGGCACGCCGCATCATGCATGAGGATTTCCGCAATGCGCTGGTTAACGCCAGCTCAGGGGAGGCGATTGCTTCCCTGCTACAACACGAATTAGAACTGTAA
- a CDS encoding formate C-acetyltransferase → MTNRTQRLKDALFASPREISLERALLYTASHQQTEGEPVILRRAKATAYILDHVNIAIRDEELIAGNRTVKPRAGIMSPEMDPYWLLKELDQFSTRPQDRFEIGEADKQIYRDVLYPYWEKRSMKDFINSQMTDEVKAAVGTQIFSVNQTDKGQGHIIIDYPRLLNNGLGALVAQMREYCARDAQNTFYAAALILLEASQRHILRYAALAETLATVCDDASRREELRKIAEISRHNAQHKPQTFWQACQLFWYMNVILQYESNASSLSIGRFDQYMLPFYQASLSQGDDPAFLKELLESLWVKCNDVVLLRSTSSARYFAGFPTGYTALLGGLTESGRSAVNVLSFLCLDAYQSVQLPQPNLGVRVNELIDRPFLLKTAETIRLGTGIPQIFNDEVVVPAFLNRGVSLEDARDYAVVGCVELSIPGKTYGLHDIAMFNLLKVMEIAMLENEGNSTLSYEGLLDHIRAKINHYIALMVEGSNICDIGHRDWAPVPLLSSFISDCLESGKDITDGGARYNFSGVQGIGIANLSDSLHALKGLVFEQQRLSFDELLAVLKANFATPEGEKVRARLINRFEKYGNDIDDVDNISAELLRHYCKEVEKYRNPRGGQFTPGSYTVSAHVPLGAVVGATPDGRFAGEQLADGGLSPMLGQDMQGPTAVLKSVSKLDNYLLSNGTLLNVKFTPATLEGDAGLQKLADFLRAFTQLKLQHIQFNVVNAETLREAQQRPQDFAGLVVRVAGYSAFFVELSKEIQDDIIRRTAHQL, encoded by the coding sequence ATGACAAATCGTACCCAGCGTTTGAAAGACGCACTTTTTGCCAGTCCACGTGAAATCTCGCTTGAGCGTGCTTTGCTCTATACCGCCAGCCATCAGCAGACGGAGGGCGAGCCGGTTATCCTCAGGCGAGCAAAAGCCACGGCGTACATTCTTGACCATGTGAACATCGCGATTCGTGATGAGGAACTGATTGCCGGAAACCGGACCGTTAAACCGCGCGCGGGCATTATGTCCCCTGAGATGGATCCGTACTGGCTGCTTAAGGAGCTGGACCAGTTTTCCACACGTCCGCAGGACCGCTTCGAGATCGGCGAAGCGGATAAGCAGATCTACCGCGACGTGCTGTATCCCTACTGGGAAAAACGGTCGATGAAAGATTTCATCAACAGCCAGATGACGGATGAGGTGAAAGCCGCTGTAGGGACGCAAATTTTCAGCGTCAACCAGACGGACAAAGGGCAGGGGCATATCATTATTGATTATCCGCGCCTGCTGAATAACGGGCTGGGTGCGCTGGTGGCGCAAATGCGAGAATATTGTGCCCGCGATGCGCAGAACACGTTCTATGCCGCCGCGCTGATTCTGCTTGAAGCCTCCCAGCGTCATATTCTGCGCTATGCTGCGCTGGCTGAAACGCTTGCAACCGTCTGTGATGACGCTTCACGGCGTGAAGAGCTACGAAAGATTGCCGAAATCTCGCGTCACAACGCGCAGCATAAGCCGCAAACGTTCTGGCAGGCGTGTCAGCTGTTCTGGTATATGAACGTCATTTTGCAATACGAATCTAACGCCAGCTCGCTTTCTATCGGGCGCTTCGACCAGTATATGCTGCCCTTTTATCAGGCTTCGCTTTCGCAGGGGGACGATCCCGCATTTCTGAAAGAGCTACTGGAATCGCTGTGGGTGAAATGCAATGACGTGGTGCTTTTACGTTCGACGAGTAGCGCACGTTATTTTGCTGGTTTCCCGACGGGTTATACCGCGTTGTTGGGCGGTTTAACGGAGAGCGGTCGTAGCGCAGTGAATGTGCTTTCCTTCCTGTGCCTGGATGCTTACCAAAGCGTTCAGCTTCCTCAACCGAACCTTGGCGTACGGGTTAATGAACTTATCGACCGACCTTTCCTGCTTAAAACGGCAGAGACGATCCGCCTGGGCACTGGTATTCCGCAGATTTTCAATGATGAAGTGGTGGTACCCGCTTTCCTGAATCGGGGTGTGTCGCTGGAGGATGCGCGCGACTACGCGGTGGTAGGCTGTGTAGAACTGTCAATTCCGGGTAAAACCTACGGTCTACACGATATCGCGATGTTTAACCTGCTGAAAGTAATGGAAATCGCGATGCTGGAGAACGAAGGCAATTCAACGCTGAGTTATGAAGGCTTGCTGGACCATATTCGCGCCAAAATTAACCACTACATTGCGCTGATGGTTGAGGGGAGCAACATTTGCGATATCGGCCATCGAGACTGGGCACCGGTGCCGTTGCTCTCTTCATTTATCAGCGATTGTCTTGAATCAGGGAAAGATATTACCGACGGCGGGGCGCGGTATAACTTTTCTGGCGTTCAGGGGATCGGGATAGCCAATCTGAGTGATTCACTGCACGCCCTGAAAGGGCTGGTCTTTGAACAGCAGCGCTTAAGTTTTGATGAGCTCTTAGCCGTGTTAAAAGCGAACTTTGCCACCCCCGAGGGAGAAAAGGTGCGTGCAAGGTTGATCAATCGCTTCGAAAAATACGGCAATGATATCGATGATGTCGACAATATCAGCGCTGAACTGTTGCGCCATTACTGTAAAGAGGTCGAAAAATACCGGAACCCGCGCGGCGGACAGTTCACGCCAGGCTCTTATACCGTATCGGCACACGTGCCGCTGGGGGCAGTGGTGGGAGCTACACCGGATGGCCGCTTTGCCGGAGAGCAACTGGCTGACGGTGGGCTCTCGCCGATGCTTGGGCAAGATATGCAGGGCCCAACGGCGGTACTTAAATCGGTAAGCAAGCTGGATAACTATCTGTTATCTAACGGTACGCTGTTAAACGTTAAATTTACCCCTGCGACGCTGGAAGGCGATGCCGGGCTGCAAAAGCTGGCGGATTTCCTTCGCGCTTTCACCCAGCTTAAGTTGCAGCATATCCAGTTCAACGTGGTGAACGCGGAAACATTGCGTGAAGCGCAACAGCGTCCACAGGATTTTGCCGGGCTGGTGGTGCGCGTTGCCGGCTACAGCGCCTTCTTTGTTGAGTTATCGAAGGAGATCCAGGATGACATTATCCGCCGCACAGCGCATCAGCTGTGA
- the gldA gene encoding bifunctional L-1,2-propanediol dehydrogenase/glycerol dehydrogenase, translating to MDRIIQSPGKYIQGADVLTRLGDYLKPLANRWLVVGDKFVLGFAEETLRQSFKKAGLHAEIAPFGGECSQNEIDRLKKLADSADCLAVLGIGGGKTLDTAKALAHFMDVPVAIAPTIASTDAPCSALSVIYTDSGEFDRYLMLPHNPNMVIVDTKVVAGAPARLLAAGIGDALATWFEARACSRSGATTMAGGKCTQAALALAELCYNTLVEEGEKAMLAAEQHVVTPALERIIEANTYLSGVGFESGGLAAAHAIHNGMTAVPDAHHFYHGEKVAFGTLTQLVLENAPVEEIETVAALCHSVGLPITLAQLNIKEDIPAKMRLIAEASCAEGETIHNMPGGVTPDQVYAALLVADQYGQRFLQEWE from the coding sequence ATGGACCGTATTATTCAATCGCCGGGGAAATACATCCAGGGTGCAGATGTTCTTACTCGCCTCGGCGACTACCTGAAGCCGCTGGCGAATCGCTGGCTGGTGGTGGGCGATAAATTTGTGCTGGGTTTTGCTGAAGAAACCCTGCGTCAGAGTTTTAAAAAAGCCGGACTCCATGCCGAAATCGCACCGTTTGGTGGCGAATGTTCGCAAAATGAAATCGATCGCCTGAAAAAGCTGGCCGACAGCGCCGACTGCCTGGCGGTGCTGGGTATCGGCGGCGGAAAAACGCTGGATACCGCCAAAGCGCTGGCGCACTTTATGGACGTGCCGGTGGCTATTGCCCCGACCATTGCCTCCACCGATGCGCCGTGCAGCGCCCTCTCCGTGATTTATACCGACAGCGGTGAGTTCGATCGCTACCTGATGCTGCCGCACAACCCGAACATGGTGATTGTCGATACCAAAGTGGTGGCAGGCGCACCTGCGCGCCTGCTGGCCGCCGGGATTGGCGATGCACTGGCAACCTGGTTTGAAGCGCGCGCCTGTTCGCGCAGCGGCGCCACGACCATGGCGGGTGGCAAGTGCACGCAGGCAGCGTTAGCGCTGGCAGAGCTGTGCTACAACACGCTGGTTGAAGAGGGCGAGAAAGCGATGCTGGCGGCAGAGCAGCATGTCGTCACACCGGCGCTGGAACGCATTATCGAAGCCAACACCTATCTCAGCGGGGTGGGCTTTGAAAGCGGCGGGCTGGCGGCGGCGCACGCCATTCACAACGGCATGACGGCGGTGCCGGATGCGCATCATTTTTACCATGGTGAAAAGGTCGCGTTCGGCACACTGACACAGCTGGTACTGGAGAACGCGCCGGTTGAAGAAATTGAGACCGTCGCCGCGCTTTGCCACAGCGTTGGGCTGCCGATCACCCTGGCGCAGCTGAACATCAAAGAGGATATTCCGGCCAAAATGCGGCTGATCGCGGAAGCGTCCTGCGCCGAAGGTGAAACCATTCACAACATGCCTGGCGGCGTCACGCCGGATCAGGTCTATGCGGCGCTGCTGGTGGCCGACCAGTATGGACAGCGATTCTTGCAGGAGTGGGAGTAA